The Penaeus monodon isolate SGIC_2016 chromosome 8, NSTDA_Pmon_1, whole genome shotgun sequence sequence ACGAAGACATTTGAATTTCCCGCACTTCGGAGGATACAGAATCTCAATGTTACTACacttaatatattttagtattctgGCCAAAACGGCAAAATACTTGTTGATTAGATGTTAGTAACTTTCTATTAAAAAGCAGgtgaactttattttttttcatttgtgcattttttttgttgagatatataaaattattactaatataaaccCATTAATGGAAAAAGATACACGATGATCATATAAACCCGCATAAAGTACACGGCACAGAAAATACCCACATAAATCTCATGATCCAAATTGCAGAACAAATAATGAAGTTCGATAGTGTAAAAAGACCgagatctacaaaaaaaaaaattactattttaaCCCCactgatagataataaaaaaaaaatcgacactcATAGAAAAATCTCAAAATACACAACGAtaatacaaacccacacaaaattaCAACAGGcatagaaaacccccccccccacaaatctAAATCACACACGCCCTCCCCCATAGAAATCCCAAGATCCACATAGCAGCAGGAACAATGGAGCGCCGCAGTGTGGGAAGACTGAGCGAGGCCCTACAGACGACAGCCTCTCCTTCCGTTCGTCTCTTTCGCCGGAGAGAAACTTCTCCAGAGGCCGAAGTTCAGGCACATGAAGGCCGACCCGTGTCAGAGGCAAGCTTGTGCTATTCAGTACTGCTTACAGAGTATGTAGTTTATGAGCAACTCTTCTCGTTTGTTAAAGATGCTTTATAATGATAGGGTTTTTATAacttcagggatttttttttttttttcgtttttatttatttttttctcgggaTTACATGTAACCTTTTAATTATTTGACGATTTAATAAAATTTCTTGCAGATATGACTATTTATTTTTGATACAGACATGACTATTTACATActtaactatttatatatttaacagaaTGACCAAATtaaagacacttttcatctatggcatttCATTTGCAAGTTGATAATATCTGTAAAGATAAtgtttttgtataaattattCAAAATGTCACATTGATAATGAGTTTTTGAAGTTCCTTACACAACTAAGGCCATGCAGATTAaagttaataattaaaatttccagaaACAACCTTATGAAGTATAATTATCACCTTATTAGTGAGGCTGGACGGCATAGGAATGAAATAATTAGTGTTTGCGAGTTGTAAGTGAAAATAAAGTGAGATCTGAAATCCTCTTGCTGGTTTTCATGGTCAATTGATCTAACTTATTTCAGCGTTTTTTTGAGGACTGTGACGTTTCTTGATTATTGGTGGGAGTTTATTGAGGTTAGCCATTGCCGAGGTACCTCACAGGAGGGTTCGTACCAGATTTTTTTTCCGCTGAATTCACGTGAAGCAGTGAAAGCCATTGAGATGCACACTAACagtcacactcatactcacatgcacactcacactcacacttacacacacacacacacacacacacacacacacacacacacacacacacacacacacacacacacacacacacacacacacacacacacacacacacactctctctctctctctctctctctctctctctctctctctctctctctctctctctctctctctctcacacatatattttttcataagtgTGGGATAGACTACTACATGCAAAGACTTTTCAGAGAACAAGTACCAAGAATCTGCTTGCCAAGCAGAGATTGAAGCACTGAGGAATTGCTGCAAGAAATGGAGTAAAGAATCTGGATGCTGCGCAGGAGTCAAGTTAGAGGAGAAAGATCTTGTGAACGCCAAGGCTCATGTACCTGtaagtgtttatttgtatttatatgaatatgtaaatatagtctctctctctcactcttctctctctctctctctcactttctcacttaagctttaaattttttggggggcagttGGCTTAAAAGATTGGTTGCAGTCTGGCCGAACCTGTTTAAAAGTAATTTGTTTCACCAGTATACCACTATTTAATCTAAGTTATTTggcattttttcattcatttagtaAGAGATCCCCATTACACCAATTACTGTTCCCCCTCAACCCCTTTTTACATGTCATTTTGTCATTGTGTTTAAATGGTTTAGTATTCATCATTTTCTGTAACCATGTCTTCTGGAAGAAGAGTAGAAACTTGGAAAAGGGTGCTTATAACAGTAGCACAAAAGCTTGAATTCATCAAAAAGTTAAGCAGTGGTGACCATGTGAAGTGGGCGTGTGAGGAATATGGCATATAAAAAAAGGACAGTTTCAGATATACAGGTATTTTACACTGTCAAATTGGATGgtgtgtattatgtttttgtAATGTAAGTATTGAGATTATCTGTTTCTGTAACTACTGTCAGCTGGCACTATTAGTCTGttgtaaccccccccctcccttttatccATTAAAAGGAGGTATGAGTGTATATTCacagtaaaatttaaataaatctcCTTTTGCACACCTAATACAATATTATGTAGGCCCATAATCATGAGATATATGTTGAAGACAACAGTGTTTGGGTAAGGGCAGAGTAAATTATAGACTCACAATGGATCAGTCATTTCCTGTTTCATATAGTTGCTTTTGAAGAACACACAAATCCTGCCTCTTTATTTTGGATAGCCTAACAACTTTTTTCACACTCCGTCTCTGTCCATTTCACATTGGGATACGTTGCATTGGTGGAGTCTGCAATTTTCACCCACACattcctcctttcatcttctGTCACTTCAGACCTAGACTTGCCCTTGATAAGTGTGCTTATTCTTTTCTCCTCAAGAGTCTATTAGAAAAAGTGATTAGCTGTTAAGTTAATctgtattcctttctctctttgtctgcatCAACATGTTATTCCAAATTTAACGTCTTCTCACACATGATGTCATGGTGCATTCCCAAACCCactcttttatttgttatttttatttaatttttcacttttatgtttCTTCTTTGCATAATTACTGCTAAACTTATCATAACTAGGgactttaaaaaaacttttactttaaaCGTTCATGCAGGGGATGCCATGCCCCCGAAGCAATACTACAATGAACACTACATTTTCCCAGGGACATGAGGTTAACTTAAAAAGCTCTAAGTATTTTTACCAATTTTATGAATTAATTCCAAATGATGCCTCGTAGCAAAATATGTTTAAtgtgaattaaaaaagaaacttttgaAATGTGTTATGTATGCCACCCCAGGTttctaaatatatgataaaatgtgaCTTAAATGAATTAATTTTGTGTACATCGAATTTATCTGTACTGTAAAAACactatttgtataaaaataatagccAATGTAACTTATTGAATACAGCATTTGAAATTGAATTCTCTTTCTTCCAAacaatttttttgttcttaattgTAAGATCTTTATCAGATGAGAATGATTAAAGGGTAAAGATCAGaattgataccccccccccccccagaaaaagaaaaaagaaaaaaaaaagtaaggtacTCCTGGTAATGTATTGTTTACCAAGGCAAATACATATATGGTTCCAGTTAACATTTCATTGATATAAAAAgtattctttgtatatatagcactatatatattcatctacatatatattttttctttctttctttcttaatttctttttcagaAGAAGTAATGTCGCAACCTGTAAAAACACCATTTCCAAGAACCAGGATTGATTTGCCAAGTTCGTACCGTTCAGGTCCCACGGGTTCTCAAAGGCCGGGCAGGGAGACATTGTTCCCTGAAGGATCAAATTCAAGGTCAAGGTTACTGCAACAAGATCCCTCTCAGTATCAATACAACCCAGAGAGTTTGAAGGTATGTTCAAGAGGCTGGTTTAAGTGTCAGTGATcttataattgaaataaatgtTTACTTTTATGGATATTTGGTGTAGCTATTGTGTATGCGCACTTGAATGTACATATGTAAGGTTTTCCTGTTTAtgcttcttttttgtctctttgtttttctttttctttctccttctttttcatcttctttttcttattctttctcctttcttgtttctttgtttcgtgtaccttctttttcctcctctcttttttcttttccccttctctttcctttcctttcatttaatttaattcaatttaattttttttttttttttccttttcctttaccttttcctctttttttctctttgtcttatctttttttctccttctcttcatcatcatcatctgtttaCCAGGCAGTTTCTTTATTGCTTATGTTGAATTGCcttttatagtaataatttttattcccTCACAGAACAACAAACCTGAGATTGGCCGTTTTCGTCGGTGGATATATCGCAATCCTCGCAGGTTTCAGATTATTGGTCTCGGTCTTGGGCTGACAATTTTCTTCAGTCGTCCTTTGTATGACATATTTTTAAGGGAACATATTGAAGGTCCTTTGCCtataaaacagaaataagcaGGAAGGCTCATTATTAACCAAGATGGAGTCTGTTAAGAAGGCACAAAATCGTCTGCGAAATTACCCTAAACTTGTTGCAAACTGTGCACCTGTAGCGACTGAATATGCACGCTGTGTGGCTTTGAAAGGAAATGTACTGAAAGGAGATTGTACTCAAGAGTTTGAAGCATTTAAAAGGTGTATTTTAGAATCtgccaaaaaaatgaaaacaagaatttAATTTGGAAATACTAGGCAAATTGGATACTGCAttaaacctgaaaaaaagaaaatactggaTTTGGTTATAAGTGAAAGACTATATATAAAGCATTTTATGCATGAAACCAGAGTTGGGATTGATACTTCACACTGCGTCATTGGGCTGTTTAGATCTCAAATATGGCTTTGGGCACCAAGAATTCTCGTTTTGGATCAACAGAAGGAATTCAGATCCATTTGAGTCTGGGATTCCTAATTCGTTTCATGTTCATTGTGTATGGAGAGCATCATGACAGGACACATGCTCTTAAGTACACAGACATTGATTACCATGTTTTCACAGACGCTGCACATGAAGTGGCAGCAGGAGGTAGTCCGTTTGAtcgacatacatatagatatactccTTTCCTAGCATGGATGCTTTTGCCTAATGTAAATTTGCATTTCATGTTTGGGAAGTTAGTGTTTGCATTTCTAGACTGTGTGGCATCAAAACTAATCTATCAAATACTTTTGATTGATGGGCTTACCAAGTTAACAGCTCTTAGGTGTTCCTTTTTATGGTTGTACAATCCTTTGGTAATAGGTGTATCAACACGTGGCAGTGCAGAATCTGTTATGGCTGTCCTGGTCCTGTTAACAGTGTACATGCTGAAGTTGCGGTTCAGTGTTCTGGCAGGCTTCTTTTTAGGAGTATCTGTCCACTTTAAACTCTATCCCATTATTTATTGCATCCCACTCTATATGTCGTTAACAAATGATTCGCACAGTGATTCATTGTTGAAGAGAGTATTACCAAATTATACCAAGATGAGATTAGTTACTGGGGCAACCATTTCCTTCTTTGGTTTAACAGGATTAGGCTTCATACTTTATGGGGAACAGTACATTGAAGAAGCTTTCTTGTATCACCTTTCTAGGACAGACACTCGgcataatttttcaatatatttttatttattatacattgcAGCAGATTATCATATTCCAGGACTGAACATTGCCACATTTGGACCACAGCTCGTTCTCCTTATTGCATTAGGATATAAATTCTGCCACAGACAAGATGTACCATTTGCCATGTTTACTCAGACTGTTGTGTTTGTTACTTTCAACAAAGTTGTAACTTCACAGTATTTCTTGTGGTACTTACTTTTGCTGCCCTTAGCTGTGCCTCgcttaataatgacaatgcagaAAGCAGTGATATTGACTGTTCTTTGGGTGGCAGCTCAAGCATCATGGCTTCTTCCAGCATATTTGCTTGAGTTTCATGCAGTAAATGCCTTTATCCCAATATGGCTTGAGAGCATTGCCTTCTTTTGCTGTAATGTTGGAGTGTTAATGGCATTGCTTTCAAGTTATGCACCACACCAATTAGGACACCATCATAGCAgtagaaagaatagataaaaactgcacaaaaaaaatatatatatgaatgtgaaatACAGTATGTATGTCTTTAGCTGTTTAAAGGAAATAAGTTTTTTGGATGCCTATGAATAAGAACTGCAATGGTTTAATAAGAAAAAGTGCTTTGTctttcagcaagttttttttggtttggtaaaTAGTTTAGTTTCTTCCATTACATTTGTTGCCATAGATAAACAGTTTTGTTAAAGTAGTAACAAATGGTATTTAAGTAAAAAGCAGTTGAATGATAAATGATTGATATAAAATTACTTTAACTAAATAAAGTATTTTCTTAATGTTGCCTAGCAAATTCTCAAAATTCAGTGATAAAaatgtttacattatttttatgttacagATGTTTTAGTGAGGTTGTTGATTATGCATTGATGCAGCCTATACAAGAGCTTATAAAAGTGTATATTGTAAATAAAGTCATTTACTTGTAAGACCTGTTTCTATGATCACAGTTATTCAGTTAGGGAAAAAAGACTGAAATAGAGAAAATTGATATTCTaatgtttttccaaatttcctcttctttctctttttctccaatGCCGAATTAAATCCCTTCATCaccaatattttgaaaaaaaaaaaaatgaataagttaATTTTTCTTTNNNNNNNNNNNNNNNNNNNNNNNNNNNNNNNNNNNNNNNNNNNNNNNNNNNNNNNNNNNNNNNNNNNNNNNNNNNNNNNNNNNNNNNNNNNNNNNNNNNNTTTTGTCTCATACTctattctttcttcattttcttaccctgctgaaattatttttcatcagatttaactcttttttgtgttttctttctttctttcatctatccttccttcattcctttcttcatttccttagcCTGCTGATTACATTttgattacattttatattacattttctttatatttagcaGAGAAATATCCTCTACAGTTTCTTAGAAAGCTTTAAAAAACTCTACCATGGACCACACGTGAATGTCGAACACAGACCATACCATGATAGTAAGCAAAAGTGGCTCATTATACCTCGTTCATTTTAATCACTTCTCGGCAGATCTGTGAACGACTCCGTGACGACAAAACCTGCAAGATCGTGCATGATCCCACGATGCATGAGCCTTATTTCTACTGTACCAGCGACAAGATTTGGTGTGGCTTTGATGACGCAGATTCTGTGTACCTTAaggtgggatgatgatgattatgttgatgaggatgacgatgatgatgataatagcgatgattatgatggtagtattaataatgataatcagaacgatagtgataatactggtggtaattatatataaaacaaaaaaaaaaaataataataataataataatattggtgaaaataacaataataatgataacaactatgacagtgataataatgataacaataaacattataatcatcataataatgatgataataataatattattattactatcatcatcattatcaatattattaacgttattattattattatttattttattattattatcattattattattattattattgttattattattattattattattactatcattattattattattattattattatcattattattattattattattattattattattattattattattattatcattattattattattattattattattattattatcattattattattattatatcaagacgaagaagaagaaaaaaaagagcaatggtaaaggtaataacaataaaacacaacaataatgataaaataataacaacaataacaccagcaagaatgataacgataatgataataaaaataaaattaaatatcattattatgatcattgttgttgtgttgttgttattatgcagaacaacaatgataaaactaaaaatactgataataatgaaaacaatgatgataatgattataatgattatgatgaaaatgataataacagtaatcatatcataataataataattatggtcatgataacgagaaaaaaatataacaccagcgaaaataataagtataataatgatgataataataatgttaatagtaataatggtgatgatgatgatgatgatgatgatatttttggtgataataataacaatataataataataataataataataataataataataataataataataataatagtattaataataataataataataataataataataataataataataataataataataataataataataataataataataacaataataatgataatgataatgataataataataataatgatgatgacgacagtaataatagcagtagtagtagtagcaatgatgatgatgatgatgatgatgatgatgatgacgatatttttggtgataataataacaatataataataatactaattatgatgatgatgatgataataatagcaatgataatgataataataataataataataataataataataataataataataataataataataacaatgataataacagcaacaacaattataTGATATCCCTCTGCCTCAGGCCCGCTACGCAAGGAACATGGGCCTGGCTGGTGTCATGGCATGGACGATCGACACAGACGATTTTAAACCAAATTGCTACAGCGAGAAATTCCATATCATTGAGACTATGAAGCGCGCAATTGCTGAAGAACCTGGTAATGATACTGTGGTAAGTGGCATACAGTGTTGgttataacgtgtgtgtgtgtgtgtgtgtgtatttaggtatatgtatatgtgtaggtgtgtgtataggtatgcttacacatgtacacatagacGTAGATAAAagggtaggtggatagatagatgttgaTGCACAGTGGGTAAGCTATGGGTCTTTTTTTCAGGTCTGTGTTGACTACTTTGGGAGCACTACAGAAGAACCTACAACCACAgaagaaccaacaaccacagaaGAACCCACAACCACAGAAgaacccacaaccccaacacccgaacccacaaccccaacacccgaacctacaaccacaacccccacaccctcaCCTACACCTACAGCTGTCCCCACAATCACAACTCTCCGGCCCGTATCTACAACCCGGAACCCGGCTCTGAGACCCGACTGCACGAACCACGCTGACGGCACGACTTTCACACATGAGGATTGCAATAAGGTACGGATTCGCTACCGAATATTACGTAATTCGTGATGATCATGTGTCTTCCTCCTCGGCAGTGACATGGGCTGTGTTCTTAAGAATAATCATGcaaaattataatgaaacaaTCGTAAAGATGCAAactaatgtgtatatgcataatagatggtagttgtttttatttatttgttctttttttttcttttctgactgTATTCTTTGGCTGACAGTATTGGGTGTGCATCAATGGCTATGGTGTCCTGGAGATGTGTGCTCCGGGAACTCTCTTCGACCCTAGCCTGAGTTCTTGCAACTGGGAAAACGCAGTCGATACGTCCTCTTGCAACCTGTGGATCTGCGAGGTTGATAACACGTACTACCCGCACGCAGACTGCGATAAGGTATTTGGTTCAaatagcgtctctctctctctctctctctatctctatctatctatctatctatctatctatctatctatctatccatctatctatctatctatctatctatctatctatctatctatctatctatctatctatctatctatctatctatctatctatctatttatccatctatctctctctctctttttccttttccttttccttttccttttccttttccttttccttttccttttccttttccttttccttttccttttccatttccttttccttttccttttcttttattcttattctattcttattcttatttttattctactactcctactactactgctacttctttttcttctcttttttttcatgttcttcttcttctccctttgttGGGGGATAATAAGTAACATTCATACGATGGCTCTTAATTCGTAGCACCAGACTGCTATCGATAATGAGCATCAACATCGCTTTATCTGAATTGCTTTTACTTCATTAACTGAAATACCATTAACACTGTCAAGCAATAACTAACCGCCCATCGCCTTATCCGCAGTATTACTGGTGCTACAATGGAGAGCCTCACGTGGAAGTGTGTCCGAACGGTCTCTTCTGGAACCAGTTCATCCTCCAGTGTGATAATCCCGTTAATGTGGCACTTCTTCATGTAATGTTCCTAATAAGctgtttggtttgtttattttttgcttttttactttttttcttttttttaataaagtctTCTGTGACATCAGAAGCTAGGGAACGGAGACGTTTCCTCGCAGTCTctcagtttttgtattttgtttcaccTTTCTGTGAAcggattaaaatattttgttattcgaAGCTTTGcgttttttcttatttgctttcgtttcgttttctgtttgtttgtgtttctaatCCTGCTATACACTGTCAATTGATCCCCTATGCACATCTGTGGCAGTTTTATACCTgaattcaataaaatgataatacacacttttttctttttggctaaAAGAAATGTGATGCTAGACGCTGTATACCTCTAAATATCATGGATATATCCCAGAAAACTATGACGATAGGTCTCTTTGTAAAACAGTTTTAGAAtcgcatatatgtaaacatttccaTTGCCAAGATGAATGTATATAACGAATTAATGAATGAGAGCTCCCCGAAATCTGCATACTGATCCATATGATTACCTATATAATTTACCAAGCCTTAGGACCTGACATCGAACACACATTCCTGTAACCTAAGCTCGAAACATAAATCCTCGAAACTAACTTGATAAAAAGCTAAACACATGTCACATTCCCACTAATAACTATGCTTACGTAACCCCAGCGGCGCCTTTGAATTGTGAGGAAGGGTTTTCTTCCAACTTCTTCAGCATgcattctctttttatctaagaaaaaaatcatacacgaCTGCCGTGTCTGAGAACAGAGGACGATTACCagtttcccttctattttttccgTCATGTCAGATCTTTCGTTTAGGTTCAGGAGAAAATTGAAATGGCGCAACATGGTTTACGTAACGGTTGTGTaactatagtaaaaatgaaagGACAAGATTCGGTTAATTATGACgaagtaaatatattttcatgtgaGGAATAGaatataagatttaaaaattacattaccaaatatatagatgtagacacAGCAACGTCAAAaagtaagtgaataaaaaatatattaatatgtaaatgcaTCCACGTATACATACgttcacacataaatacacaggatacatatatatatattctacaaataAGGAGATGGGATACTTGAGAAGCTTGAGTCCTAGCATTGTCTCTTTCGTATCAAAATTAGCCTTTTGGTCCAAATAAAGTAAAGGAAAACGCCCCAGGTCTAGTCCCCTTTGCAAATGAGCCCCATTACAGAGAGTTTCTGTATGTCACTGCTCTCCCTGTACCATTGTTTAAGTGACCACCCTCTAAGTGTGTATACTTATAGACGCAATATTTGTACTGATAGTTGGGTCGTAGTGCTTCCATTATCATGCTAATTACAACATGtaaagtgataacaatgataatactgtttCAACCagtgataatactgatggtgataattatgttatccatgataataataatgaaaatgatgatgataataacaatggcgagAACAGTAATCGTGATGATGATCAttgtattaacgataataataaaataattgtaatgatgataaaataatcatagttatattattatcatta is a genomic window containing:
- the LOC119576239 gene encoding probable chitinase 10; its protein translation is MHEPYFYCTSDKIWCGFDDADSVYLKARYARNMGLAGVMAWTIDTDDFKPNCYSEKFHIIETMKRAIAEEPGNDTVVCVDYFGSTTEEPTTTEEPTTTEEPTTTEEPTTPTPEPTTPTPEPTTTTPTPSPTPTAVPTITTLRPVSTTRNPALRPDCTNHADGTTFTHEDCNKYWVCINGYGVLEMCAPGTLFDPSLSSCNWENAVDTSSCNLWICEVDNTYYPHADCDKYYWCYNGEPHVEVCPNGLFWNQFILQCDNPVNVALLHVMFLISCLVCLFFAFLLFFFFLIKSSVTSEARERRRFLAVSQFLYFVSPFCERIKIFCYSKLCVFSYLLSFRFLFVCVSNPAIHCQLIPYAHLWQFYT
- the LOC119576238 gene encoding GPI mannosyltransferase 1-like, with the translated sequence MALGTKNSRFGSTEGIQIHLSLGFLIRFMFIVYGEHHDRTHALKYTDIDYHVFTDAAHEVAAGGSPFDRHTYRYTPFLAWMLLPNVNLHFMFGKLVFAFLDCVASKLIYQILLIDGLTKLTALRCSFLWLYNPLVIGVSTRGSAESVMAVLVLLTVYMLKLRFSVLAGFFLGVSVHFKLYPIIYCIPLYMSLTNDSHSDSLLKRVLPNYTKMRLVTGATISFFGLTGLGFILYGEQYIEEAFLYHLSRTDTRHNFSIYFYLLYIAADYHIPGLNIATFGPQLVLLIALGYKFCHRQDVPFAMFTQTVVFVTFNKVVTSQYFLWYLLLLPLAVPRLIMTMQKAVILTVLWVAAQASWLLPAYLLEFHAVNAFIPIWLESIAFFCCNVGVLMALLSSYAPHQLGHHHSSRKNR